The Nitrosomonas sp. sh817 genome includes a window with the following:
- a CDS encoding EAL domain-containing protein, with the protein MTDSCELFRIGYLMLNPVGQIQIINPVACKIFGIKKNELLQQDFSDFILTEDKSLWNQLFSGRNEDELKGNLQLRLLRCDGSIFLSNLHYFYQKDELGLSVFRIFIIEDSQQNPEAVTGRSAIQQNDYLFAFSPVIVYKCDVFSPFTANYISSNLTKILGYSVEEFLSAPDFWINRIHPEDRDKVFANLSLLFFSGRQLHEYRFKHQNGQWKWLRDELFLITDSSGTAVEVAGYRSDITESREKEAALYDSRNLLKTIIDTVPLRIFWKDKQSRYLGCNPVFAKDAGVKFPQQIIGKNDYDLSWTKEQADHYRADDRQVIDSGVSKLYYEEPLNTSDGNTIWLQTSKVPLRNTHHEVFGVLGIYQDITEQKQSNDTMRLASAIYHYSNEAIMVSDENNLIMAVNPAFTRMTGYELDDVKGKDPQIFNSGRHKKSFYQKMWQKLLAEDHWQGEIWDLHKDGSVQAKWMNISIIRQADQRIYCYVAQFSDITEKKKLDELYLAQANYDDLTNLPNRSLFKYQLNKEIKKSRRNNLLLSLLFLDLDHFKDINDTLGHAIGDKLLAEVSSRILKCVRETDTVARLGGDEFAVILPDITKPRIEMIAQNIIAALNKPFILDQNKVEHFISTSIGIVLYPADGLDLESLMKHADQAMYKAKIEGRSRFCYFTRSMQFEAYEKMTLTHQLRSALAKNELQVHYQPILDLSSKRIIKAEALLRWNHANRGLIDSSIFIPIAEESGLINEIGNWVFMQACALIKRWLDEFGTIIQISVNVSPIQFKYFNKYAWSEKLNELGLPGNCINVEITEGLLLKDTADVKDRLLEYRNAGIEVSIDDFGTGFSSLSYLKRFDIDYLKIDRSFISNLINNETDRALVEAIIVMAHKLDIFTIAEGVESKEQQDLLIQFGCDYVQGFYYSPAIQTDEFERLLAHQKM; encoded by the coding sequence ATGACTGATTCATGTGAATTGTTTCGCATTGGCTATCTGATGTTGAATCCGGTTGGCCAGATTCAAATAATAAATCCGGTTGCTTGCAAGATTTTTGGAATCAAAAAAAACGAATTGCTGCAGCAAGATTTTTCCGATTTTATTCTTACAGAAGACAAATCTTTATGGAATCAATTATTCTCAGGTAGAAATGAAGATGAATTGAAAGGAAATCTGCAATTGCGATTGCTGCGCTGCGATGGTTCTATTTTTCTTTCAAATCTTCACTATTTTTATCAAAAAGATGAATTGGGTTTGTCCGTATTTCGCATATTCATTATCGAAGATTCTCAGCAAAATCCGGAAGCCGTTACCGGTCGCTCAGCAATTCAGCAGAACGATTATTTGTTCGCATTCTCCCCCGTGATTGTCTACAAATGCGATGTTTTTTCCCCATTTACAGCAAACTATATCAGTAGCAACTTAACCAAAATTCTTGGGTATTCCGTGGAAGAATTTCTTTCCGCGCCGGATTTCTGGATTAACCGCATTCATCCGGAAGATCGCGATAAAGTATTCGCCAACCTTTCGCTGTTGTTTTTTTCCGGCAGACAACTCCATGAATACCGGTTTAAACATCAGAATGGGCAATGGAAATGGCTTAGGGACGAACTTTTTTTGATTACGGATTCAAGTGGCACGGCCGTGGAGGTTGCCGGTTACCGAAGCGATATCACCGAGAGCCGGGAAAAAGAGGCTGCATTATACGATTCGCGGAATTTGCTGAAAACCATTATTGATACCGTGCCGTTGCGTATTTTCTGGAAAGACAAACAATCGCGCTATTTAGGTTGCAACCCTGTGTTCGCCAAGGATGCCGGCGTGAAATTTCCGCAGCAAATCATTGGCAAGAATGACTATGATTTAAGCTGGACTAAAGAACAAGCCGATCACTATCGCGCCGATGACCGGCAGGTAATCGATTCAGGCGTATCCAAGCTTTATTACGAAGAACCGTTGAATACTTCGGACGGTAACACGATTTGGCTGCAAACTTCTAAAGTGCCGTTGCGTAACACTCACCATGAAGTCTTTGGGGTGCTCGGCATTTATCAGGATATCACCGAGCAAAAACAGTCAAACGATACCATGCGGTTGGCATCCGCTATTTATCATTATAGTAACGAAGCCATCATGGTATCGGATGAGAATAATCTGATCATGGCCGTTAACCCGGCTTTTACCCGCATGACCGGTTATGAACTGGATGATGTAAAAGGGAAAGATCCGCAAATTTTTAATTCCGGCCGGCACAAAAAATCCTTTTATCAGAAAATGTGGCAGAAGCTGCTGGCGGAAGATCACTGGCAAGGAGAAATCTGGGATCTTCATAAAGACGGTAGCGTGCAAGCAAAATGGATGAATATCAGCATCATCCGTCAGGCGGATCAACGGATTTACTGTTATGTCGCGCAATTCTCCGATATCACTGAAAAAAAGAAATTGGATGAATTATATTTAGCGCAGGCAAATTACGATGATTTAACCAATTTGCCGAATCGAAGTTTATTCAAGTATCAATTGAATAAGGAAATCAAGAAATCGCGCCGCAACAATTTGCTGCTGTCTTTGTTGTTTCTGGATTTGGATCATTTCAAGGATATCAACGATACCTTGGGACATGCGATCGGCGATAAATTGCTGGCGGAAGTTTCGTCACGCATCCTGAAATGCGTGCGGGAAACCGATACCGTGGCGCGCTTGGGTGGCGATGAATTTGCAGTCATTCTCCCCGATATCACCAAGCCGAGAATTGAAATGATCGCCCAGAATATCATTGCAGCATTGAATAAGCCGTTCATTCTGGATCAAAATAAGGTTGAGCATTTTATTTCGACCAGCATCGGTATTGTGTTATACCCGGCGGATGGACTGGACTTGGAAAGTCTCATGAAACACGCCGATCAAGCCATGTATAAGGCAAAAATAGAGGGGCGGAGCCGCTTTTGCTATTTTACGCGTTCCATGCAATTTGAAGCGTATGAAAAAATGACGCTTACCCATCAACTCAGAAGTGCATTGGCCAAAAACGAATTGCAGGTGCACTACCAGCCGATTCTGGATTTATCCAGTAAGCGCATTATTAAGGCCGAAGCGTTATTGCGCTGGAATCACGCAAACCGGGGATTGATCGATTCCTCGATCTTCATTCCAATTGCTGAAGAGAGCGGATTGATCAACGAAATCGGCAATTGGGTATTTATGCAAGCTTGTGCTTTGATTAAGCGCTGGCTGGATGAATTTGGAACCATCATTCAAATCAGTGTCAACGTTTCGCCCATTCAGTTTAAATATTTCAACAAGTACGCCTGGTCGGAGAAACTGAATGAGCTAGGGCTGCCGGGAAATTGTATCAACGTTGAAATCACCGAAGGGTTGCTATTAAAGGATACTGCCGATGTCAAGGACCGCCTGCTGGAATACCGCAACGCCGGCATTGAAGTGTCGATTGATGATTTCGGTACCGGTTTTTCCTCGCTGTCTTATCTGAAAAGATTCGACATTGACTATCTCAAGATCGATCGTTCGTTTATCAGCAATTTGATTAACAATGAAACCGATCGCGCATTGGTTGAAGCAATTATCGTAATGGCCCATAAACTGGATATATTCACGATTGCGGAAGGCGTGGAGTCCAAAGAGCAACAGGATTTATTAATTCAGTTCGGTTGTGATTACGTGCAAGGTTTTTATTATTCTCCTGCTATTCAAACAGATGAATTTGAGCGCCTGCTGGCGCATCAGAAAATGTGA